Proteins from one Molothrus aeneus isolate 106 chromosome 27, BPBGC_Maene_1.0, whole genome shotgun sequence genomic window:
- the PLPPR3 gene encoding phospholipid phosphatase-related protein type 3 — MIPPKEKTRAPKDSMTLLPCFYFVELPIVASSVVTLYFLELTDLFKPAKVGFQCHDRALSMPYVETNEELIPLLMLLSLAFAAPAASIMVGEGMVYCLQSRLKGRAGAEGSINAGGCNFNSFLRRTVRFVGVHVFGLCATALVTDVIQLATGYHAPFFLTVCKPNYTLLGTPCDANPYITQDICSGTDKHAILSARKTFPSQHATLSAFAAVYVSMYFNSIISDSTKLLKPILVFAFAIAAGICGLTQITQYRSHPADVYVGFLIGAGIAAYLAFHAVGNFRAPTERVPAQAPAKDALRALTQRGHDSVYHQNKSVSTDELNPQARLEEAARPVPREKNSLGSLKRASVDVDLLAPRSPMGKENMVTFSNTLPRVNTPSMDDPARRHMTIHVPVDASRSKQLITEWKQKSLEGRSMTLAEEAAQGRAVGEPGEEVPPSLYPTVQARSAERAAMGPRVLIQPRPGASQLVHIPEESQAGAGAAAGSGAAVRAKWVMVAEKGGAQRVANPPRLMQVIAMSKQQSLVSVTPKHSETSSSSTSSDSSQYRSPSERDSSSIITIDAHAPHHPVVHLSAGNGPWEWKSGPKGPEGSDTYELGEVGKDFHGFRPAKSAGVSPGSSVSDMEQDEPRYGSLAAIPGAAGGGGERVEAPPEGLLATASRDSTLRRKPAERDGPGDSEVDLYYKKMQAGRRFKD; from the exons ATGATCCCCCCCAAGGAGAAAACCCGCGCCCCCAAAGACAGCATGACGCTCCTGCCCTGCTTCTACTTCGTGGAG CTGCCCATCGTGGCCTCCTCCGTTGTGACGCTCTATTTCCTGGAGCTGACGGACCTCTTCAAGCCGGCCAAGGTGGGCTTCCAGTGCCACGACCGGGCTCTCTCCATGCCCTACGTGGAGACCAATGAGGAGCTCATCCCGCTGCTgatgctgctcagcctggccttCGCTGCGCCCGCCGCCTCG ATCATGGTCGGGGAGGGCATGGTGTACTGCCTGCAGTCCCGGCTGAAGGGCCGTGCTGGCGCCGAGGGCAGCATCAACGCTGGCGGCTGCAACTTCAACTCCTTCCTGCGCCGCACCGTCAGGTTTGTGG GCGTCCACgtgtttgggctctgtgccacgGCCCTGGTGACAGACGTCATCCAGCTGGCCACAGGCTACCATGCTCCCTTCTTCCTGACTGTCTGCAAGCCCAACTACACCCTGCTGGGCACCCCCTGTGATGCCAACCCCTACATCACCCAGGACATCTGCTCAGGCACCGACAAGCACGCCATCCTCTCTGCCAG gaAGACCTTCCCATCCCAGCACGCCACGCTCTCAGCTTTTGCTGCTGTCTATGTGTCG ATGTATTTCAACTCCATCATCTCGGACAGCACCAAGCTCCTCAAGCCCATCCTGGTCTTTGCCTTTGCCATTGCTGCTGGCATCTGTGGCCTGACCCAGATCACGCAGTACCGCAGCCACCCCGCTGATGTCTACGTGGGCTTCCTGATCGGTGCTGGCATTGCTGCCTACCTG GCTTTCCATGCTGTCGGCAACTTCCGTGCCCCAACGGAGCgagtcccagcccaggcaccgGCCAAGGACGCGCTGCGGGCGCTGACGCAGCGGGGCCACGACTCCGTCTACCACCAGAACAAATCG GTGAGCACCGACGAGCTGAACCCGCAGGCGCGCCTGGAGGAGGCGGCGCGGCCGGTGCCGCGCGAGAAgaactccctgggcagcctgaaaCGGGCCAGCGTGGACGTGGACCTGCTGGCCCCACGCAGCCCCATGGGCAAGGAGAACATGGTGACCTTCAGCAACACCCTGCCCCGCGTCAACACCCCCTCCATGGACGACCCCGCGCGGCGCCACATGACCATCCACGTCCCCGTGGACGCCTCCCGCTCCAAGCAGCTCATCACGGAGTGGAAGCAGAAGTCGCTGGAGGGTCGGAGCATGACGCTGGCCGAGGAGGCGGCGCAGGGCCGGGCTGTGGGGGAGCCCGGTGAGGAGGTGCCCCCCTCTCTGTACCCCACGGTGCAGGCGCGCTCGGCCGAgcgggcagccatggggcctcGTGTGCTGATCCAGCCCCGGCCGGGCGCCTCGCAGCTGGTGCACATCCCCGAGGAGAGCCAGGCgggtgccggggctgcagccgGCAGCGGGGCGGCCGTGAGGGCCAAGTGGGTGATGGTGGCAGAGAAGGGGGGAGCGCAGAGGGTGGCCAACCCCCCGCGCCTGATGCAGGTCATCGCCATGTCCAAGCAGCAGAGCCTCGTCTCCGTCACGCCCAAGCACTCGGAGACGTCCTCGTCCTCCACCAGCTCCGACTCCTCGCAGTACCGCTCGCCCTCGGAGCGCGACAGCTCCAGCATCATCACCATCGACGCCCACGCCCCTCACCACCCCGTTGTCCACCTCTCTGCTGGAAATGGGCCCTGGGAGTGGAAGTCGGGGCCGAAGGGGCCAGAGGGGTCAGACACCTACGAGCTGGGTGAGGTGGGGAAGGATTTCCACGGCTTCCGCCCGGCCAAGAGCGCCGGCGTCTCCCCTGGCTCCTCTGTCAGCGACATGGAGCAGGACGAGCCGCGCTACGGCAGCCTGGCTGCCATCCCGGGGGCAGCAGGGGGTGGTGGGGAGCGGGTGGAAGCCCcccctgaggggctgctggcCACAGCCAGCCGTGACTCCACGCTGAGGAGGAAGCCGGCCGAGCGGGACGGGCCGGGGGACAGCGAGGTGGACCTGTACTACAAGAAGATGCAGGCAGGCCGCAGGTTTAAGGACTGA